CATCCGGCTCTTAGGTCCAACGCGGGCAATACGGAGTGTTGCCGGGTCGGTGGTTCTTTACGTTTTCAGTGGCGCCCTGTTGGCGATCATGTTCCCGTGGGCAAGCTATACATATGTCCCAGGGCTGTTCTCGTGGTTTGCGGTCCATCCCGGGGTCGCCGCTACGTTTGCCGCCACCGCGTCGATCTTCCTGTTCGCAGAGGTGCTTTTTGCGGGAAGACCTCCCGGCGGATACGCGCTTCGCTGGTTGTCCATTGCCGCTTTGGCTGCAGTGGTGATTGCCAGCCACGAGCGGGCGGCGGTCTTCGCCTTGGTGATCGGCATGCTCGCGGTCTGGGGCCGGAAGCACTGGCGTCCGTTCGTGACGGTCGCAGTGCTCTGCGGGACGTTAATTGCTATTGCTGTCGGTACTCGGGCCGTCGGTTCGCAGTATGGTGTGCAGCGGGCTTCGTCGGATAGTGGGAATCCGGTCGCGGTCTATCTCCTGCGCGGCCAAACCGGTGAAGAGTTCCTGGGCTTGACGGGCCGCGCGGACTTGTGGGCGTATGTCGGGTCCCTCGTTCGCGCCCAGCCGCTCCTGGGGTATGGATTCGTGGCATCACGGAGCATTCTGTTGGAGCGGTTTCCATGGGCAGGGAATGCCCATAACGCGCTGTTCGAAGCTCTGCTCAACCTTGGTGTCGTTGGCACGGTTCTGCTGGGATGGGTCGCGGCCCGTGTCACCATGTCGGGTCTGACGAAGCCCGTGTCCTCGATCCCTGCCGAGGCAGTGACTGAAGGCGCGATCCTTGGTACCTTTGCGTTTCTTATCGTAGGGAACCTGAGCGCCGAGGGCTTCGCGGGAACGCCATCCTACGTCGTGTTTCTGTTTTTCATAGTCTCGATGGCACATGGACAGCTTGGCTTCGGCCGGAACTCCTCAACCACACTGCGCGGGGGCTCGGGCGGACCGGGGGGCTCGCTGGATGGCTTGGGGTGACGCATGCCGTCCGGAATGATCGTGGCTGTCCTGGGTTCGGACGGCTCTGGAAAGACCACGCTCATCAAGCGTCTGCAGACCGAGCTCGCGGAAGTCTTCCCGCGCGCCGTCGTCTTTCATCTGAGGCCGTATTTGCTGGAACGCAATGGCGCCGGCGGCCCCGTGACAAACCCGCACGGCGCCCGTCCGCATTCCCTCTGGCTTTCGTGTCTCAAGGTTCCCTACTATGTGCTGGTGTACGCTCTCGGATACCTCTTCAAGGTCCGACCGGCGCTCAGGCGATCGGCCGTCGTTCTCTTTGACCGCTATTATGACGATCTGCTCGTGGATCCCCGCCGATACCGGTATGGCGGTCCGATCGGGCTCGCCCGATTCGGGAGCCGTTTTGTTCGCCGGCCCGATCTGGTCTTGATCCTGGATGCGCCCGAATCGGAGTTACGCAAGCGCAAGCAAGAAGTATCACTCGACGAGTTGCACCGTCAGCGGAACGCGTACCGGAAATTGGCCTCGGAACTCCCCACCGCGGCTCTGCTGAACAGTTCGTTGCCCGCCGCAGACGTCGCCCGGGCCGCCCGCGCTCTCATCTTACGATACGTCCGGGAAGCCGGAGAGCGCGTTGGGGCCTCGGACCATGCTGGGGTGCCTAGGACGCCGGTGCGCGCCGAACCTCGTCCTGCACCGCCGCCGGCGGCAGGGCACCCGATCAAGGCACGGATGCTTGCGCACAATACGCTCCTGAATCTCGCCGGCCAATTGATCCCGCTCATTCTCGGAGTGATCGCCATTCCGTTCATCGTCAGAGGCCTGGGTGTGGAACGGTTTGGGTTACTCTCTCTTGCGTGGGTCATTCTCGGATACTTCACCATCTTCGACTTGGGACTCGGCCGGGCAACCACCAAGTATGTCGCCGAGGCCCTCGGAAAGGATGAGCGCGATCAGATTCCGGGACTCATCTGGACCGCTGCAGCAGCGCAGGGGGCACTTGGGGTTCTGGGCGCCCTGATCCTCGTCGGCGTAACCCCTTTCGTCGTCGCACATGTGTTGCATGTCCCTCCCGTCCTCGTCGGAGAAGCGAAGGCCGTGTTCTACTTGTTGGGTGTTGCCATTCCGGTGGTGATGGTATCCAGTTCGTTTTCGGGCTGCCTCGAGGCGGCTCAGCGTTTCGACTTCGCGAACATCGTGCGAATCCCGTCGAGCGCGGGTACGTTCCTCGTGCCTTTGATCGGTTTGGCGTTGGGCTTGAAGCTCCCCGGCATCGTGGCGCTGATCCTGGCCCTCAGGCTGCTGGCGCTCTTGGCCTTTGGGCTATTCGCCCTTCGCGCGGTCCCCGAGCTACGGACCTTTGCTGCTGACTTCGGGATCTTTCCTAGGTTGTTCGCATACGGTGGGTGGATCACAGCGGCCAACATCCTCGGCCCGATGCTGCAGTATGTCGATCGCTTTGCGGTGGCGTCGCTCATCTCCCTTGGAGCCGTGGCCTACTATACCGCTCCTTTTGACATGGTCACCCGTCTCGGGATCATTCCGGGGAGTTTGGTGATGACGCTGTTCCCGGCATTCAGCACGCTTGGCGCCTCACGGAAAGACGACGTGCAACGGCTCTATGTCCGGTCCATGAAGTACTTGCTGCTCGTTACCGGACCCACCGTCCTGCTCCTCTTGGGACTCGCCGGCGTCATCATTGCGGCGTGGTTAGGCCCGGACTTTGCTGCCCAAAGCACGCAGGTATTTCGAATCCTACTGCTCGGCGCTCTCGTCGGTGCGGTGGCCCCGATCTCGGCCAGTCTCCTCCAAGGCCTAGGGCGGCCGGATATCATTCCCAAACTCTATCTCGTCGAGCTCCCGCTCAACACAGCGCTGGTATTGCTCTTGGTTCATAGGATGGGGCTCGTCGGCGCGGCACTGTCGTTTGCGTTGCGCACCTTGGTTGATGCCTCATTGCTCTTTGCCATATCGTGGAGACTCGTGGGCTTGTCTCACAATGCCTTTCGAGATACGGGGTTCTGGCGTTGCCTCGGCGTCCTTCTGGGGCTTGGGATGCTCTTGTGGACCGTATCCTTCACAAAAGCATCTCTCTGGGAGTTTGGTGTTGTTGCGGCATTCTCGCTCTTCTTATTCGCCATTGGCACGTGGCGCTACGTACTGGACGGCATAGATCGAAACGTCGTTGCCGCAGTGGTGATGCGGTTCTCCAGCCCCCGTCAGGGGCTGTGAGGGATTGATATGTTACGGGACCGCATCCTCAAGAGTGCGTACCGGCTGAGTGGGCGTCTCTCGGCTACTTCGCTCGGTGATCTCAACGCCTTCCGTATATTGAGGCGGCGGGCCAGGAGCTCCGTCTTAAGGTTGCTGAGCCGCGATAACGTCATGCTGGCTCAGGTGGATGGTCACGAGCTGTATATCCATGCCAGTCGGGTGTCAGTGGCCCTTTACCTCCTCCGGCCCTATGAGCCGTTTACGGCACAGCTTTTTAAAGACGTCATCAGACCGGGTGCAACGGTTCTTGATATCGGCGCTCAGTACGGGTACTTTTCCTTGGTCGCGGCCAGGCAGGTCGGTCCAAAGGGCAGGGTATACGCGTTTGAGCCCGTACCGGCGAATTTTGAGCTTCTCCAACGAAACATTCGGAAGAGCGGCTATGGCGATATCATTCGCGCGGTGCCAAAAGCCGTTGGGGAACAGCATGGCGCGCGGACGATATTCCTCTACGAAGAGTCCGGACTTCATGGTATGCATAGGCATCCCCACGCTGCCGTGCGACAAACGATCTCGGTTGAGTGCGTGACGATTGACGAGTTCCTCAACGGGCAGCCGGTTGATGTGATTAAGATGGATATTGAGGGAGCCGAGCCCTACGCGCTGAAAGGGATGGAGCACACGATTGCAAAGAACGGCGGCTTGGTGTTATTCGCGGAACTGGCGCCCGTTCTTCTTCTGCAAGCCGGTCGAACACCTGATGAATACCTCGAACAACTCCGAGGTCTTGGCTTTGAGATGCAGCTTATCGATGATGATGCACAGTGCTTAAGAAGCGCGTCTTCCTGGAAAGATGGTCCGTCATGGACCGCAAACCTGTACTGCGAGCGAAAGGGTCACGGGTCATGAGAGTGTGTTTTGTCTCCCACACGTCGGGATGGGGAGGCGCCGAAAGGGCGCTTGTCGAGTTGATTGAGGCGTTGAAGAAGCGAGGTGTCGACTGCTATGTGCTGCTGCCGCGGGGCGGGGACCTCGTTCGCGAGTTGAGGGAACGTCACATACCGTTTCGGATGCTCCCCTACCGGATGTGGGTGGGGAGAAACTCACCTCTCTGGAAGCGTGTGGGTCGGGCGATGCTGACCCTGGCGACGGTGGTCCCTGTTGCGAAAGCGATGATGCGGTGGCGATGCGACATCGTCGTCACGAATACCTTTACCGTGTGCGTCGGTGCGCTGGCGGCGAAACTCGTCCGCCGCCCACACGTCTGGTATGTTCATGATTTCATATATGAACATCATGGTTTCACCTTTGACCTCGGCTCAAGATTTTCGTTCTGGTTGATGAGGCGTTCGTTGTACTGGGTATTCAATTCCCACGCCGTCGCCGCGAAGTTTCGGGAATATCTTGGACCGTCGGACCTCCGGGTTGTGTATCAGTCGGTCGGATTCGCGCCTGAGCCGCGTCTTGGGGACGGTGCTATCCGGCTACGAGACGGCACACGGATGCGGTGCGTCATCGTTGGCGTGTTGCACGAGGCAAAGGGTCAGCAGGAGGCGATCCGGGCGATTGCGGACCTCGCGCGGACGGGAGTGCCCGTGGAACTCCTTGTGATTGGACGGGGCGATCCCAAGTATCTGAGTGTTCTTCTGGGTCTGGTCGCTGAGAATCAGTTGCACCGCCACGTTGAGTTTGTGGGATACGTGGAGAATCCTATCCCATTTATGGAGAGTGCCGACGCCGTCCTGATGTGCTCGAGATTTGAGGGCTTCGGAAGAGTCACGGTGGAGGCGATGCGGGCGGGGAAGCCGGTGATCGGGGCCCGGAGTGGGGGAACGGTCGAGTTGATTCGTGATGGTTTCAATGGTCTTCTCTATACTCCCGGCAGCCACACGGAATTGGCCGAAAGAATCAGGTATCTGTATGAGCAGCCGAGTCTCGCGGCAAGAATGGGACAAAATGGCCGGCGCTGGGCATCTGTGCAGTTTACTGAAAAGCGCTATGCGGAGGGTGTCCTGGATGTTCTGAATGCCTGCCTCGCAAGGAGCGGGCGCCGCGGAAATGCCGGGAGATCGCTATCGATGGCGTCGAAGCAGGCCGTCCAGGGAAGCGAAGCCCGGGCCGAGCAGCACTAACGCCAGGGCCATCCAAAAGGACAGCCACTCAAGCGCCCACCCTCCCACATGCGTAAAAGGTGCTTTTGTCGCGAGGGTTTCCACGAGGATCGCAAGTGCTAAGAACAATCCCGAGAACCGAGTCATCAGGCCGACCACGAGTAGGATTCCGGCGCAGAATTCTGCGATCTCGATTCCCGGCCCCAGCACGGCGGGGCCGGGGAGGCGGAGTTCCTGCCATATGGACATGACCGCGGCGGGATTGGAGACTCTGGACCATCCGTGGATTACCGTAAGAGTCCCCAACCCGATCCGCAGGAACAACGGCGCCAATCCCAGGGTATGGATGCGGTTGCTCGTAGACAACAATGACCTCTCCGGCGGGACCGCCTGGCTCAGTCACACTGAACTTCGTTGCTGAATCGGGAGATCCTAGTCTGGGATCGCTCCTTGAAAAAGATCCCGTATGCACCCCAGGAGGTGTAGGCATGTGCCGCTCTGCCGAGGCCGAGAGTGATCGAATCTACGGCCTCCCCGAGGCCCCTACATTTGGGTCCCGTGAGATCGGCCGGCAGGTCAGACGAAGGCTCGCTCCGTTGCTGCCGCAAAAACTTCGTCGTTTCATCCGCCTTCTCAAACGAGCCGAATTCTACACGCCTTTGGTCGATGTCGCCGAGGT
The genomic region above belongs to bacterium and contains:
- a CDS encoding FkbM family methyltransferase; this encodes MLSRDNVMLAQVDGHELYIHASRVSVALYLLRPYEPFTAQLFKDVIRPGATVLDIGAQYGYFSLVAARQVGPKGRVYAFEPVPANFELLQRNIRKSGYGDIIRAVPKAVGEQHGARTIFLYEESGLHGMHRHPHAAVRQTISVECVTIDEFLNGQPVDVIKMDIEGAEPYALKGMEHTIAKNGGLVLFAELAPVLLLQAGRTPDEYLEQLRGLGFEMQLIDDDAQCLRSASSWKDGPSWTANLYCERKGHGS
- a CDS encoding DoxX family protein, with the translated sequence MSTSNRIHTLGLAPLFLRIGLGTLTVIHGWSRVSNPAAVMSIWQELRLPGPAVLGPGIEIAEFCAGILLVVGLMTRFSGLFLALAILVETLATKAPFTHVGGWALEWLSFWMALALVLLGPGFASLDGLLRRHR
- a CDS encoding O-antigen ligase family protein; this encodes IRLLGPTRAIRSVAGSVVLYVFSGALLAIMFPWASYTYVPGLFSWFAVHPGVAATFAATASIFLFAEVLFAGRPPGGYALRWLSIAALAAVVIASHERAAVFALVIGMLAVWGRKHWRPFVTVAVLCGTLIAIAVGTRAVGSQYGVQRASSDSGNPVAVYLLRGQTGEEFLGLTGRADLWAYVGSLVRAQPLLGYGFVASRSILLERFPWAGNAHNALFEALLNLGVVGTVLLGWVAARVTMSGLTKPVSSIPAEAVTEGAILGTFAFLIVGNLSAEGFAGTPSYVVFLFFIVSMAHGQLGFGRNSSTTLRGGSGGPGGSLDGLG
- a CDS encoding oligosaccharide flippase family protein produces the protein MPSGMIVAVLGSDGSGKTTLIKRLQTELAEVFPRAVVFHLRPYLLERNGAGGPVTNPHGARPHSLWLSCLKVPYYVLVYALGYLFKVRPALRRSAVVLFDRYYDDLLVDPRRYRYGGPIGLARFGSRFVRRPDLVLILDAPESELRKRKQEVSLDELHRQRNAYRKLASELPTAALLNSSLPAADVARAARALILRYVREAGERVGASDHAGVPRTPVRAEPRPAPPPAAGHPIKARMLAHNTLLNLAGQLIPLILGVIAIPFIVRGLGVERFGLLSLAWVILGYFTIFDLGLGRATTKYVAEALGKDERDQIPGLIWTAAAAQGALGVLGALILVGVTPFVVAHVLHVPPVLVGEAKAVFYLLGVAIPVVMVSSSFSGCLEAAQRFDFANIVRIPSSAGTFLVPLIGLALGLKLPGIVALILALRLLALLAFGLFALRAVPELRTFAADFGIFPRLFAYGGWITAANILGPMLQYVDRFAVASLISLGAVAYYTAPFDMVTRLGIIPGSLVMTLFPAFSTLGASRKDDVQRLYVRSMKYLLLVTGPTVLLLLGLAGVIIAAWLGPDFAAQSTQVFRILLLGALVGAVAPISASLLQGLGRPDIIPKLYLVELPLNTALVLLLVHRMGLVGAALSFALRTLVDASLLFAISWRLVGLSHNAFRDTGFWRCLGVLLGLGMLLWTVSFTKASLWEFGVVAAFSLFLFAIGTWRYVLDGIDRNVVAAVVMRFSSPRQGL
- a CDS encoding glycosyltransferase family 4 protein; translation: MRVCFVSHTSGWGGAERALVELIEALKKRGVDCYVLLPRGGDLVRELRERHIPFRMLPYRMWVGRNSPLWKRVGRAMLTLATVVPVAKAMMRWRCDIVVTNTFTVCVGALAAKLVRRPHVWYVHDFIYEHHGFTFDLGSRFSFWLMRRSLYWVFNSHAVAAKFREYLGPSDLRVVYQSVGFAPEPRLGDGAIRLRDGTRMRCVIVGVLHEAKGQQEAIRAIADLARTGVPVELLVIGRGDPKYLSVLLGLVAENQLHRHVEFVGYVENPIPFMESADAVLMCSRFEGFGRVTVEAMRAGKPVIGARSGGTVELIRDGFNGLLYTPGSHTELAERIRYLYEQPSLAARMGQNGRRWASVQFTEKRYAEGVLDVLNACLARSGRRGNAGRSLSMASKQAVQGSEARAEQH